A section of the Drosophila sechellia strain sech25 chromosome 3L, ASM438219v1, whole genome shotgun sequence genome encodes:
- the LOC6610153 gene encoding nucleosome-remodeling factor subunit NURF301 isoform X5, translating to MSGRGSRKRGRPPKTPNERASGRFNYQLLKKPKYLSEGKSQPSTPSASRGISPQSDEGSRSSHNNHTNRSRGSAAKRGRGRKSAVQPNTSSYSGRKGYESEYHYGSDFGDSEEDKSDNEDDMLLTPSDDESLEVANESESEFSVCSFNQNGVGRPPRPPSPEPVWLQEGRQYAALDLPDSSEDLFIANTHVLRALSIYEVLRRFRHMVRLSPFRFEDLCAALACEEQSALLTEVHIMLLKAILREEDAQGTHFGPLDQKDTVNISLYLIDSITWPEVLRSYVESDKTFDRNVFQILSQTEYPYTGIDNRLEVLQFLSDQFLTSNSIRDVMLQEGPIHYDDHCRVCHRLGDLLCCETCPAVYHLECVDPPMNDVPTEDWQCGLCRSHKVSGVVDCVLPQEKQGVLIRHDSLGVDRHGRKYWFIARRIFIEDQEDFTCWYYSTTSKLKLLLSRLDAEELETRLHSQITERRDEIERQMKLTETLTNEHKHTKRSVIEIEQEAKNELLEKEVLDEDEKDVDAKSEEGTKKPEECKMVTRQKSNQLTNGTLYFKLGMEQGFKNYVNQYSTNPIALNKPQRNEERDKRRHLSHKFSLTTASDFKWIGITMGTTDNMITTLRQTLINFESNIAASFLNINWVVNKKIWNAAVMNARRPSEFAVVLLLFQASLKSVVFANVWHEQLGHTTLQRITSAEREERKKLEKREKRERDDEEERNRLAFNYIKYTLGLKHQVWKQKGEEYRVHGQWGWLWLSSSRRCGVRARRAQPLTHNRVYVHHTMGEENDVNEIILVDPRTQRFMQQCESSNVDGQVCHYLPDQYKNVKVIEDVREKVKGHIDVSKALNAPGRTYYSKVARKSRLDDLLDRRLKLAEVEEQMASKVPSDTKPLLVSSQNVTDNSKQTFLEKRLLRLTEVQAKGGPANVNLELVNSLAKQIQTVRLQFSQLNRFAKVFRCYTKECNTNSNAVSQITQNTCYSPLCLQKARAKKELLLLLRKAHTAGNGSKETVAAILGAVKKPSILEQKLTEGKRESSQVTVDDPEEGKPAESEAPLDLLQDWEHARAHAVPFSDSLLTECLLVDQECVTNTRIKQEGDASGGSNTTPDSNTQDSDKIDYIESMDVCSNVEIESTEDSIVTGLNSGNAEDVDMTPGWRRKRNQKSKKSYIGTKDVLDQTLDKDIPLNKQNRRFPITARPVKRECVKKYERETFENGTERVYSTSSPRGRVYLLNDAAKLYEQAVKTEDKSTISKKPSYSRYPLISNFFTHKKKRSLLVLPRFELLKLARLGGKTSTNGFHHAAKNNTIWQYQCSRPLFRTCWSYRTSNATSLSSLALQLRILWSCLRWDDMIAKPPSTDGKHQVTTDTEIVTLELLKLRHSGRYGEKTSYLRRKVVIPLEMPKTVREVTSIRSGLRKRKRAESPQPTEPQISEEWVDEDKLELWEIKFMGEKQEKARLSAVTRSVASRQLDASGSSGSNTSTNGALGVAGRVQLAPKLSEDVKEKMEQQLKLQRAVHQQRKLVATGEVTRSVTPVKGQVIGSRRVIVKNPDGTTRIIQQAVTQVSRTGGANTAAAAASPTVGGSTSTQSNPSTSTPHKVQIIRGPDGKVSVRGLNPGQQLVQMPDGKLHVLTTTTSSNSAGQGNKIKVPIKPASASSSPAISSAQTTTNPVTPMIKQIAVKHVTKNSATQSIASSSRVALPLAQIKNKLLLAQQQQQSTSSSPATSSSPVQKIVSKVVNASTSGQALQQVLVQSGSKLVLGQNAQGQKVIISTSAAQQQGTSPVQQQQLVQSQPIQQSPQQISMTQQIVVGGQRLILSPGQTIVTQRNVPQSQALQMVQQQIQTQQQQQQHHVVQPQQQFVVQSNQIVQSSPSAQTKLVKQLVVQQQSQQTIEEKTQISTTDSNETGTQQVLVPNSTLAQQLAQGKLQVATVNGQQVIVKPLGNNQAQIVAHIKHQGDGNAHIVTSNSATAVPQANPQNSPVKQQALPPQSPQQVVVQQQQIHQQSPTNFESGVTPITQQPVLTQTVQAPAQQQALSVEESLLQNQPPGTVIKCVTAQVLQTEHGPRIVLQGLVGNDFTAQQLQLVQTQVKQQLMKAQESNGKLGVLGPTKIYLAVQPENAVQSQPPPLTPVHQSAAHQQVGGGVSIAYTRMMNSNYFVREIEEEEDYDDEIIVVCSPPNQIVHSPPCEVFEGRILESELPCRTNNNFLVEDQDNIEQHRLKYESEDLKRCSLQTNNIEIDADTLATTYEANSTIKDIAINNGDDQENSKCAETENSNITTNESFAGTSSLLEGSEQKEPTNLAVFDISETDLENKQNESFVVTRGYIQKSISNALKQGNLSPELEEKLVCMQKQQENANSTNEWESCSRSSVNEEALTSSRQTDDTEWKIRTSLKRPNAMTTSSQFNRILKKNRSKNDEVAELGEQKQSQLERHKELLKKNILRKRSLLERNLQSEIHEDVKTKVQRHVRPLSNASPDEHSENERSGEPNLDFKRTEVQNPRHGAGRPKKLTRKKEKLYCICRTPYDDTKFYVGCDLCSNWFHGDCVSITEEASKKLSEFICIDCKRARETQQLYCSCRQPYDESQFYICCDKCQDWFHGRCVGILQSEAEFIDEYVCPECQRKNDANAANMKKLTPNDVEELKNLIKQMQLHKSAWPFMEPVDPKEAPDYYKVIKEPMDLKRMEIKLESNTYTKLAEFIGDMTKIFDNCRYYNPKESSFYKCAEALESYFVQKIKHFRENVFGQRT from the exons ATGAGCGGTCGCGGCAGCCGTAAACGTGGACGTCCGCCAAAGACGCCCAACGAACGCGCATCAGGACGCTTCAACTACCAGCTGCTCAAGAAGCCCAAGTATCTCAGCGAGGGAAAGTCGCAGCCCAGCACTCCGTCGGCATCCAGGGGCATTTCTCCACAGAGCGACGagggcagcaggagcagccacAATAACCACACCAATCGCAGTCGCGGGAGCGCCGCTAAGAGGGGACGAGGCCGCAAATCCGCCGTGCAACCGAACACCAGCAGCTACTCTGGGAGAAAAG GGTACGAGTCGGAGTATCACTACGGGTCAGATTTTGGGGATTCCGAAGAAGATAAATCCGATAATGAGGATGATATGCTGCTTACTCCCAGCGACGACGAGAGCCTAGAAGTAGCCAACGAGAGCGAATCAGAATTTTCCGTGTGCAGCTTTAACCAAAATGGAGTTGGTCGGCCGCCACGTCCTCCTAGCCCAGAACCTGTGTGGCTGCAGGAAGGTCGACAGTATGCAGCGCTTGATTTGCCGGACTCGTCGGAAGATCTTTTCATCGCTAATACACACGTTTTGCGCGCGCTCAGTATCTATGAAGTACTGCGACGATTTCGCCATATGGTCCGGCTTTCACCATTCCGATTTGAAGACTTGTGTGCAGCGCTGGCTTGTGAGGAGCAAAGTGCATTATTGACGGAGGTACACATAATGTTACTTAAAGCGATTCTTCGAGAAGAGGACGCGCAGGGTACACATTTTGGTCCGCTGGATCAAAAAGATACGGTTAATATAAGTCTTTACCTGATTGACTCTATAACGTGGCCGGAAGTTTTGCGAAGCTATGTGGAAAGCGATAAGACGTTTGATCGCAACGTGTTTCAGATTTTAAGCCAAACTGAATACCCGTACACGGGCATTGACAATCGGCTTGAAGTGCTCCAGTTTCTGTCAGACCAATTTTTAACCTCCAATTCTATACGAGATGTAATGCTGCAGGAGGGGCCTATTCATTATGATGACCATTGCCGCGTATGCCATCGGCTCGGTGATTTATTATGCTGCGAGACGTGCCCTGCTGTCTATCATTTGGAATGTGTGGACCCGCCAATGAATGACGTACCTACTGAGGATTGGCAGTGCGGGCTTTGCCGCTCGCATAAGGTAAGTGGCGTAGTGGACTGCGTGTTGCCACAGGAAAAACAAGGCGTGCTAATCCGGCATGATAGCCTCGGTGTTGATCGTCATGGGCGCAAATATTGGTTTATTGCACGTCGCATTTTTATCGAGGATCAGGAGGACTTTACATGCTGGTATTACAGTACGACAAGTAAGTTAAAATTGCTGCTCAGCCGACTGGACGCCGAAGAACTGGAAACTCGTCTGCATAGCCAGATTACAGAACGGAGAGACGAAATCGAGCGCCAAATGAAACTGACTGAGACCTTAACCAATGAACACAAACACACGAAGCGTAGTGTTATCGAAATCGAACAAGAGGCTAAAAATGAACTTTTGGAGAAAGAGGTCCTTGACGAGGATGAAAAAGATGTTGATGCTAAATCTGAAGAGGGAACAAAAAAACCTGAAGAATGTAAAATGGTCACGCGTCAAAAATCCAATCAGCTGACTAATGGTACTTTGTATTTCAAACTTGGTATGGAGCAAGGATTTAAAAATTATGTCAACCAGTATTCAACAAATCCGATTGCACTCAATAAGCCGCAACGAAACGAGGAGCGAGATAAGCGACGCCATCTGTCCCATAAGTTCTCGTTAACGACGGCTTCTGACTTTAAATGGATCGGTATAACCATGGGAACTACTGACAATATGATAACTACTCTGAGGCAAACATTGATAAACTTCGAATCCAATATAGCAGCttcctttttaaatattaactGGGTAGTTAACAAAAAAATTTGGAATGCTGCGGTGATGAACGCCCGTCGACCTTCTGAATTTGCGGTCGTATTGTTACTTTTTCAAGCGTCCCTTAAGAGCGTTGTTTTTGCCAACGTCTGGCATGAGCAACTCGGGCACACAACCTTGCAACGCATAACTAGTGCCGAACGAGAAGAGCGaaaaaagctggaaaagcgaGAGAAGCGCGAGCGGGATGATGAGGAAGAACGTAATCGCTTAGCATTTAACTACATAAAGTATACCCTGGGTCTCAAACATCAAGTCTGGAAGCAAAAAGGAGAAGAATACCGGGTACACGGGCAATGGGGCTGGCTTTGGCTCTCAAGCAGTCGACGCTGTGGTGTTCGTGCACGGCGAGCCCAGCCACTAACACACAATAGAGTCTACGTACATCACACCATGGGAGAGGAAAACGAcgtaaatgaaattattttagtCGACCCACGCACCCAACGGTTTATGCAACAATGTGAGTCAAGCAATGTGGATGGACAGGTGTGTCATTATTTACCGGACCaatataaaaatgtgaaaGTTATAGAAGATGTTAGGGAGAAAGTCAAAGGGCACATCGACGTCAGCAAAGCGCTTAACGCTCCAGGTCGTACTTATTATTCGAAAGTGGCTCGCAAATCTAGGTTAGATGATCTATTGGATCGCCGTTTAAAGTTGGCCGAGGTCGAGGAGCAGATGGCTTCTAAAGTTCCTTCTGACACGAAGCCGCTTCTTGTTTCTTCTCAAAATGTTACAGACAACAGCAAACAAACGTTTCTGGAGAAGCGTTTACTTCGCCTTACTGAAGTCCAAGCAAAGGGGGGTCCTGCAAACGTAAACTTGGAACTTGTTAATTCGCTGGCTAAACAAATTCAAACCGTGCGCTTACAATTTAGTCAGCTTAATCGATTTGCTAAAGTTTTTCGTTGTTACACAAAGGAGTGTAACACCAATTCAAATGCTGTATCTCAAATAACCCAAAATACTTGCTACTCTCCATTATGTCTTCAAAAAGCTCGGGCCAAAAAGGAACTTCTTTTGCTGTTGCGAAAGGCGCATACTGCCGGTAATGGCTCAAAAGAGACAGTTGCCGCTATTTTGGGCGCTGTTAAAAAGCCATCTATTCTCGAGCAGAAGCTGACGGAGGGTAAAAGAGAATCATCTCAGGTGACCGTGGATGATCCCGAAGAGGGGAAGCCAGCTGAATCCGAAGCGCCGTTGGATTTACTTCAAGATTGGGAACATGCACGAGCGCACGCCGTTCCTTTTAGCGATTCTTTATTGACCGAGTGCCTGCTGGTTGACCAGGAGTGCGTAACCAACACGAGAATTAAACAAGAGGGGGATGCCAGTGGCGGAAGCAATACAACTCCTGACTCGAACACACAAGACTCCGATAAAATAGACTATATTGAGAGTATGGACGTTTGTAGTAATGTTGAAATTGAGAGTACCGAAGACTCCATTGTTACGGGCTTAAACTCTGGGAACGCTGAAGATGTCGATATGACACCTGGATGGCGGCGAAAGCGTAACCAGAAATCGAAAAAAAGCTACATCGGCACTAAGGATGTGTTGGATCAGACGTTAGACAAGGATATACCACTTAACAAACAGAACCGCAGATTTCCCATCACTGCACGTCCGGTTAAGCGCGAATGTGTGAAAAAATACGAACGAGAGACATTTGAGAATGGAACCGAGCGGGTCTATTCGACTAGTTCACCTCGGGGTCGTGTATACCTCCTTAATGACGCAGCCAAGTTGTATGAGCAAGCTGTAAAAACTGAGGATAAGTCAACGATATCCAAAAAGCCATCATACTCTCGATACCCACTTATATCAAATTTTTTTACTCATAAAAAAAAGCGTAGCCTTTTAGTGCTACCACGATTTGAGTTACTGAAACTGGCTCGTCTAGGTGGAAAAACATCGACAAATGGTTTTCATCACGCAGCGAAAAATAACACAATTTGGCAGTATCAGTGCTCGCGTCCCCTCTTCCGAACCTGTTGGTCCTATAGAACATCTAATGCCACGTCCTTATCCAGCCTAGCACTTCAGCTACGAATATTGTGGTCGTGTCTCCGCTGGGATGACATGATAGCAAAGCCACCATCCACGGATGGGAAGCATCAGGTTACTACGGATACTGAAATTGTAACATTGGAATTGCTCAAACTTCGGCATTCAGGACGCTATGGTGAGAAAACCAGCTATTTGCGACGAAAAGTTGTTATTCCACTTGAAATGCCCAAGACTGTAAGAG AAGTAACATCCATACGATCTGGACTGCGAAAACGAAAGCGTGCTGAATCTCCTCAGCCAACCGAGCCACAAATAAGCGAGGAATGGGTCGACGAAGATAAATTGGAGCTatgggaaattaaatttatgggagaaaaacaagaaaaagcaCGCCTATCAGCTGTCACCCGATCTGTAGCATCCCGTCAATTGGACGCAAGTGGTAGTAGTGGTTCCAACACTTCAACTAATGGAGCTCTTGGCGTCGCCGGACGCGTCCAACTGGCACCTAAGTTGAGTGAAGATGTTAAAGAAAAAATGGAACAACAATTGAAATTACAGCGCGCTGTTCATCAGCAGAGAAAATTGGTTGCAACTGGCGAAGTAACCCGTTCTGTGACACCAG TTAAAGGCCAGGTTATCGGTAGCAGGCGTGTCATTGTTAAAAACCCTGATGGCACAACTCGAATTATTCAGCAAGCAGTTACGCAGGTTTCAAGAACAGGAGGAGCTAatactgcagcagcagctgcttcACCTACTGTAGGAGGCTCGACAAGCACGCAGTCAAATCCATCCACATCTACACCGCATAAAGTACAAATTATAAGGGGCCCAGATGGCAAAGTAAGCGTACGCGGGTTAAATCCTGGGCAGCAGCTGGTTCAAATGCCGGATGGTAAACTCCATGTGCTGACTACCACAACATCTTCAAATTCGGCGGGGCAAG GAAACAAAATAAAGGTTCCCATTAAGCCAGCTTCTGCTTCGTCGTCACCCGCCATCAGTTCAGCACAGACTACTACAAATCCAGTGACGCCAATGATAAAGCAAATTGCAGTTAAACATGTCACAAAAAATTCAGCGACCCAATCCATAGCATCATCCTCGCGAGTAGCATTGCCGCTTGCTCAAATTAAGAATAAGTTGTTACTggcccaacagcagcagcaatcaaCATCTTCATCACCAGCAACTTCATCATCCCCCGTGCAAAAGATAGTGTCAAAAGTGGTTAACGCTAGTACCTCTGGGCAAGCTCTACAGCAAGTACTTGTGCAGTCTGGGTCAAAACTTGTATTGGGCCAAAACGCACAAGGACAAAAGGTTATTATATCTACATCGGCGGCACAACAGCAAGGAACATCACCGgttcaacagcagcaactagTACAATCGCAACCAATTCAGCAGTCACCACAACAGATCTCCATGACACAG CAGATAGTAGTTGGCGGTCAACGGCTTATCTTAAGCCCCGGTCAAACTATTGTTACTCAGAGGAATGTGCCGCAGAGTCAAGCATTGCAGATGGTTCAGCAGCAGATTCAAacccagcaacagcagcagcaacatcatgtCGTCCAGCCTCAGCAACAATTTGTGGTTCAATCAAACCAAATTGTACAATCTTCGCCAAGTGCACAAACCAAACTGGTTAAACAGCTTGTGGTTCAACAACAATCGCAGCAAACCATtgaagaaaaaacacaaatcagCACGACTGATAGCAATGAAACTGGCACACAACAAGTCTTGGTTCCAAATTCAACTTTAGCCCAGCAGTTAGCACAGGGCAAATTGCAGGTGGCAACAGTGAATGGGCAACAAGTAATCGTAAAACCGTTGGGAAATAATCAGGCTCAAATCGTGGCACATATTAAACACCAAGGTGATGGGAACGCTCACATCGTTACAAGTAATTCAGCCACTGCAGTACCTCAAGCTAACCCACAGAACTCACCAGTCAAGCAACAGGCTCTCCCACCACAAAGTCCACAACAAGTCGttgtgcagcagcaacagataCATCAACAGTCACCTACAAACTTCGAAAGTGGCGTTACCCCAATAACTCAACAGCCGGTTCTCACCCAGACTGTCCAGGCCCCAGCCCAACAGCAAGCCTTGAGTGTTGAGGAAAGTCTTCTGCAGAATCAGCCGCCTGGAACAGTAATTAAATGTGTCACCGCTCAAGTATTGCAAACCGAGCATGGTCCACGTATAGTATTGCAAGGCCTGGTGGGCAACGATTTCACTGCACAACAACTGCAATTGGTGCAAACGCAGGTGAAGCAGCAACTAATGAAGG CTCAAGAGTCAAATGGCAAACTTGGTGTTCTAGGCCCAACAAAAATATACTTGGCGGTACAGCCGGAAAATGCAGTTCAATCACAGCCACCTCCTCTAACACCTGTTCACCAATCGGCTGCGCATCAGCAA GTTGGTGGCGGCGTATCAATAGCTTATACTCGTATGATGAATTCGAATTATTTTGTGCGAGAaattgaagaagaagaagattaTGATGATGAGATTATCGTCGTCTGCAGTCCGCCGAATCAAATTGTTCATTCACCCCCATGTGAAGTATTCGAAGGTAGAATTTTAGAAAGTGAATTGCCGTGCCGCACCAACAATAATT TTCTAGTTGAAGATCAAGACAATATTGAGCAGCATCGCCTAAAATATGAAAGTGAAGACCTTAAACGATGTTCATTGCAGACCAACAACATCGAAATCGACGCCGATACGCTAGCAACAACTTACGAAGCCAATTCAACTATTAAAGATATAGCCATTAATAATGGCGATGATCAGGAAAACAGTAAATGTGCAGAAACAGAAAATTCTAATATTACAACTAATGAGTCCTTTGCCGGTACATCTTCCCTATTAGAGGGTTCAGAGCAAAAGGAACCAACTAATCTTGCCGTCTTCGATATATCAGAAACAGACttagaaaataaacaaaacgaaagCTTCGTTGTTACCAGAGGATACATACAGAAGT CTATTTCAAATGCTTTGAAACAAGGTAATTTAAGTCCGGAACTTGAAGAAAAACTTGTTTGTATGCAGAAGCAACAAGAAAATGCGAATTCGACGAATGAGTGGGAATCATGCTCAAGGAGCAGTGTGAATGAGGAAGCACTTACTTCAAGTCGCCAAACCGATGACACTGAATGGAAAATTCGTACTTCCTTAAAACGCCCAAATGCTATGACAACAAGCAGCCAATTTAAtcgaattttaaaaaaaaatcggaGCAAGAATGACGAAGTCGCTGAACTTGGAGAACAAAAGCAATCCCAGTTGGAACGTCATAAAGAATtgcttaaaaaaaatattttgcgcAAGCGTTCCTTATTAGAGCGCAATTTACAAAGCGAAATACACGAAGATGTAAAAACTAAAGTCCAAAGACATGTACGCCCCTTAAGTAACGCTTCACCGGACGAACATAGCGAAAATGAAAGAAGTGGCGAACCAAATTTAGATTTTAAACG GACAGAGGTGCAGAACCCCAGACATGGCGCCGGCCGACCAAAAAAGTTGAcaagaaaaaaggaaaagttgTATTGCATTTGCCGTACTCCATATGATGACACAAA GTTTTACGTGGGGTGCGACTTGTGCAGCAATTGGTTCCATGGGGATTGCGTCAGTATTACCGAGGAAGCTTCTAAAAAACTATCGGAGTTCATTTGCATTGATTGCAAGAGGGCGAGAGAAACGCAACAGCTTTACTGTAGCTGTCGTCAACCATACGACGAGTCACAATTTTATATATGCTGTGATAAATGCCAGGATTGGTTTCATGGCCGTTGCGTTGGAATACTTCAGAGCGAAGCAGAGTTTATTGATGAATATGTTTGCCCTGAATGCCAACGCAAAAACGATGCTAACGctgcaaatatgaaaaaactGACTCCAAATGACGTTGAAGAGCTGAAAAACTTAATTAAGCAGATGCAG TTACACAAAAGTGCTTGGCCATTTATGGAACCGGTTGATCCGAAGGAAGCACCCGATTATTACAAAGTGATTAAAGAGCCAATGG ATCTCAAACGGATGGAAATTAAACTCGAATCAAACACCTATACGAAACTAGCTGAGTTCATAGGCGATATGACAAAAATTTTTGACAACTGCCGTTACTATAACCCAAAAGAATCATCCTTTTATAAGTGTGCTGAAGCACTAGAGTCATACTTTgtgcaaaaaattaaacattttcgcGAAAATGTTTTTGGCCAAAGGACATAA